One Nitrospirota bacterium DNA window includes the following coding sequences:
- a CDS encoding methyltransferase domain-containing protein — protein sequence MENEEEALRLDMKTDVDAVRKQALWAGVAPGMRVCDMGCGSGKATAVLQEIVGDKGMVVGVDFSEDRIAYARERYSVRGVEFTCRRFDDSLEGLDFFDLVWMRFVLEYFPATAPDIVRRVSCILKPGGTLCLLDLDHNCLNHHGMPARLERTFCRAVSMLEEERIFDPYAGRKLYSYLFDLGFENIDVGMFPHHLIFGPLKDVDGFNWTKKIEVVARKLGHPFDEYPGGYEEFLEEFKNFFESPRRFTYTPLIGCKGQRPLTVS from the coding sequence ATGGAAAACGAAGAGGAAGCTCTCCGTTTGGACATGAAGACTGATGTGGATGCCGTTCGCAAACAGGCCTTGTGGGCGGGCGTGGCCCCGGGGATGCGGGTCTGCGATATGGGGTGCGGCTCTGGTAAGGCCACGGCGGTTTTACAGGAAATCGTGGGTGATAAGGGCATGGTTGTGGGGGTGGATTTTTCAGAGGACCGTATCGCCTATGCCAGGGAGCGTTACTCCGTTCGGGGTGTGGAATTTACGTGTAGGAGATTCGATGACTCCTTGGAGGGCTTGGACTTCTTCGACCTCGTCTGGATGCGGTTTGTTCTGGAGTATTTTCCCGCGACCGCGCCGGACATTGTCAGGCGCGTCTCTTGCATCCTGAAACCCGGTGGGACGCTGTGTCTGCTGGACCTCGACCACAATTGTCTCAACCACCACGGCATGCCGGCGCGACTGGAGAGAACTTTTTGCAGGGCCGTCTCCATGCTCGAGGAGGAGAGGATTTTCGACCCCTATGCGGGAAGGAAGTTATACTCCTATCTCTTCGATTTGGGCTTCGAGAATATTGATGTAGGGATGTTTCCGCATCACCTCATATTCGGTCCACTCAAAGACGTTGACGGCTTTAATTGGACCAAGAAAATCGAAGTAGTTGCACGGAAGCTCGGTCATCCCTTTGACGAATATCCGGGGGGATATGAGGAGTTTCTTGAGGAGTTCAAGAACTTCTTTGAGAGCCCTCGCCGGTTCACGTACACGCCCCTCATAGGGTGTAAGGGGCAAAGACCTCTTACTGTCTCCTGA
- a CDS encoding HD domain-containing phosphohydrolase has protein sequence MKTGTLPLEERPLYNSRIIDNFIKLIRRRYSYVNVSELLSYANMETYQVEDENHWFTQKQVNRFMERVEKLTGNNNLAREAGLYAASPDAIGVMRLYILGLAGPAKAYEMVGKYASNFTRSASYVSSKIGHNRVEIKVTPYPGVREQPFQCENRMGHWESIASMFNYRLPRIEHPECLFRGGKSCTYVVSWRDSHSAFWKKIQMYVMLTFFFVLPAFYFLVPETTLHLLVPLSALMLAGLSVFTQHLEKKELNAATNNLRDSTERLMTQLNTNYENTLMINEIGQALSKKRDVNGILSEVIRVFQRRLDYDRGMVLLADKDKRSLAFRTGFGYSREQLSILRNVRFHLDKPGSKGVFVVSFREQKPFLINDIHEIKENLSARSLEFAVWIGTKSFICCPIVYEDECLGILAVDNVKTKRPLLQSDINLIRSISLTLGISLHNAALFEAKESQFHSMLRVLAASIDARDHLTAGHSERVTDYVLGICREMNMPHGFCEMMRVASLLHDYGKIAVRDSILKKEGRLTAEEFSEIRKHAERSRSILEQINFEGIYEDVPVIAGSHHEKLDGTGYPRGLKGEEIHIGARILKVADFFEAVTSKRHYRDPMPLDVAFQMLRDGCGTEFDSDVVETFILYYEKTIGPVPEPDAARVRRQ, from the coding sequence GTGAAGACGGGAACGTTGCCGCTGGAGGAACGGCCGCTTTACAACAGCAGGATAATCGACAATTTCATTAAGCTCATCAGGCGGCGGTATTCGTATGTCAACGTCAGTGAATTGCTCAGTTATGCGAACATGGAGACGTACCAGGTTGAAGACGAAAACCACTGGTTCACCCAAAAGCAGGTGAACCGCTTCATGGAAAGAGTGGAAAAGCTCACAGGCAATAACAATCTTGCCCGTGAAGCTGGCCTGTATGCGGCGTCTCCGGATGCCATCGGGGTCATGCGGCTCTACATCCTGGGGCTCGCCGGACCGGCAAAGGCCTACGAAATGGTCGGCAAGTATGCCTCGAACTTCACCCGGTCTGCGTCGTACGTCTCGTCGAAGATCGGTCACAATCGGGTGGAAATAAAAGTGACACCCTATCCCGGCGTTCGGGAGCAGCCCTTCCAGTGTGAGAACAGGATGGGCCACTGGGAGTCTATCGCGTCGATGTTCAATTACCGTCTTCCCAGGATCGAGCACCCGGAGTGCCTCTTCAGGGGCGGGAAGTCCTGCACATACGTGGTCTCCTGGAGAGATTCCCACTCCGCCTTCTGGAAAAAAATACAGATGTACGTGATGCTGACCTTCTTTTTTGTCTTACCCGCTTTCTATTTTTTGGTCCCAGAGACGACGCTGCACCTGCTGGTTCCTCTTTCCGCCCTCATGCTGGCAGGCCTCTCGGTATTCACGCAGCACCTGGAAAAGAAGGAGCTCAACGCCGCCACCAACAATCTCCGGGATTCCACCGAGCGGCTGATGACTCAGCTGAACACGAACTACGAAAACACCCTGATGATCAACGAGATCGGCCAGGCCCTGAGCAAGAAGCGCGACGTGAACGGCATTCTCTCGGAGGTCATCCGGGTCTTCCAGCGAAGGCTGGACTACGACCGCGGCATGGTCCTCCTTGCCGACAAGGACAAGCGGAGCCTGGCCTTCCGGACGGGCTTCGGATACTCCCGGGAGCAGTTGAGCATCCTGAGAAACGTGCGCTTCCACCTGGACAAGCCGGGCTCCAAAGGTGTCTTCGTCGTTTCCTTCAGGGAGCAGAAACCCTTCCTCATCAATGACATCCATGAGATCAAGGAGAACCTCTCGGCACGGAGCCTGGAGTTTGCCGTATGGATAGGGACCAAGTCCTTCATCTGCTGCCCCATCGTCTACGAGGACGAGTGCCTGGGCATCCTGGCGGTGGACAACGTCAAGACGAAAAGACCGCTCCTTCAAAGCGATATCAACCTCATCAGGAGCATCTCCCTGACCCTGGGGATAAGCCTGCACAACGCCGCCCTTTTCGAGGCCAAGGAAAGCCAGTTCCATTCCATGCTCCGGGTCCTGGCCGCAAGCATTGACGCCCGCGACCATCTGACCGCGGGCCATTCGGAGCGGGTCACGGACTACGTCCTGGGAATCTGCCGGGAGATGAACATGCCCCACGGCTTCTGTGAGATGATGCGCGTGGCCTCCCTCCTTCACGATTACGGCAAGATAGCCGTGAGGGACTCCATTCTCAAAAAGGAAGGCCGGCTTACCGCAGAGGAGTTCTCGGAGATCCGCAAGCACGCCGAGAGAAGCCGGAGCATCCTGGAGCAGATCAATTTCGAGGGCATCTACGAGGACGTTCCCGTCATCGCCGGGAGCCACCACGAAAAGCTGGACGGTACGGGTTATCCCCGGGGCCTCAAGGGCGAGGAGATTCATATCGGGGCCAGGATTCTCAAGGTCGCCGACTTCTTCGAGGCCGTTACCTCGAAGCGTCACTACCGCGACCCCATGCCTCTGGACGTCGCCTTTCAGATGCTCAGGGACGGTTGCGGCACGGAGTTCGACTCTGACGTGGTCGAAACCTTCATCCTATACTACGAGAAAACCATCGGGCCGGTTCCCGAGCCGGACGCCGCACGGGTCAGGAGACAGTAA